In Bos indicus x Bos taurus breed Angus x Brahman F1 hybrid chromosome 23, Bos_hybrid_MaternalHap_v2.0, whole genome shotgun sequence, the genomic window AGCTAGGTGTAGGGGGTGTGGCCAAAGGGCTGTGGGGGTCTCTCGCGCTGGGTAAGGGGCATTCGGGAAGAGTCAGTTGGGGGCGGGAAGGGGCTGAGAGGGGGTGGGCGGAGGGGTGTAAGGGCAGGGTAAAGGAACAAATGAGGTGGTCAGAACAGCCTTAGAGCTCAGCGTCCAGCAGGGCGAAGACTCAGGAGGAtctgggggagaggagggagggagtgtaGGCTACTGAGACATGAGAGGGTGAGGGGCCAGCATAATTCCTTCAGGATAAAAGCAAATAGTGATGTAGGGAGGAGTAGGGATCCCAGATTGGGAGGAAAAATAGATGAATTCgagtgggagggtggggagatcTTAACAAGCCCTCTCTCTGCTCTAGGACTCTGGAGAGGCAGATGGGAGGCAGGAATGGAAGCTGAAGGGACGATAGAGAGAAACTGAGTGGAAAGTTGCTGGCACGGTTTGGATGAGATGTCCGAAACTAGCTGGCTTTTCTGCTAAGGAGTCTAGGCTGCCTGGATTCCCCCAGGGGTTCTGGGGAGGTATCCTGTGCTACATGTGGCCACATTCATCAGGGGCCAGGCCTTGGGCCAGCGCTTTGATAGGGAAGGACCCTGGAGTCATGGCTTGGTGGTGTCTGGATGGGCTTCCCCAAGGCCTTGGTGAGCCATGGAGAGAACTCTGGAGACTGGGCTCACGGCCCCTGCATCGCATACCTCAATTGTCACCTTCATTCAGGAACTGCAGAGACCATAGAAACTTAAGGAGGAGGGTAAAGGCACTATCCAGAATTCTAAAAGTATGAGTAAAACTTAACAGCCCCTCAGCCTGTCTCAGTAAATTCTCTCCACCTCATGGCTGTTGCCATAGTCTGTCAGGAACTAGACTGAGACAAGCAAGGGATCTTGGGGTACTTCTGCTTCTTTTGGGAAATAGgataagaaaagctatgagtTGGATGGACCTGGCTGTTATTTAAGGATTATGACTTTGTTATTGTAGGGGCTCTCTCTTTGGAAGAAGGCCTGAAAATTGAATTGGAGTGTCCTTGTTTCTCCTATTGTTCAGGGGGTCATAGATGGCTGTACACCGACTCTAGAGACTTCAAATAATGTGGAGATGTTTCGACCTTCAGGTTAGTGGGATCTGGCATGGGGACTGGTGATTGTGTCTCCCTGGAGAACTGAGTACCTTTGTCCTTATGATTCTTTAGGTTCCACTGGGCTGATTCCCCCATCCCACTTCCAAGTTCGGCCCCTTCCAACACTGCCGAGAATGGCTCCCACATGGGCCTCAGACACTCCCCTGGTCCAGCGCCCAACCCATCAAGATGTCTTAGAGAGGCGGCCAGACAACCAGAGACCTCAAGTGACCATGTGGGAACAGGAAGTTTCTGGCAAGGGGCAGGAACCAGAGTGGAGAGGCAGGTACGATCTAATGTAACTGTTCTCTTGGACTTGCTTGCCAGTGAACCTTCTTCACTGTAATAGAGTCCTTACCCTATTTCAACCCTTAGTTCcacaatttgttcattttttccagaAGCAATTGTTGGTGTCTACAATGCATAAATAATAGCAGTGTGCTAGATGCTAGGGACaaagataacaaaaataaataagagatcctgatatcaaagaattttaaatcctAAGGGAAGAAATTGGTTGACCCATAGCTGATTGTACTAAGTGTAGTATAAGGCAGGCTGAAGAAGTGTGGGCTGGGACACAGACTGGGTGCTGTAGTAGTATGAGTTCATCTGGTGGAGCTGGCCATGCTCTCTGTCAGTGTGTTGTCTATGAAAATTCTTGATGTTTCGTGTGAGTCTTTTCCCACATGTACTGGACCATCCTTCTGCCATTTTGTTCTTGAGTAGGATTGCAGTTGGGTCTCCGTGGGACCCTGTCAAAGGGAAAGAAGCAGGAtgatgaaagaggagtgtgagAGCGTCAGGGGATGGAGACTCTCTGTGGCTTGTTTGGCTACCCCCTAGGGGTCCTTTGTCCAGTCACTTAATTTCTATAGGCTACAGATCCTGTAAAAAAGTACtggggagtccagtggttaggatcccAAGCTTTCACTGAgaaggacatgggttcagtctctgctttgggaactaagatcccacaagctgcacagcacagcggaaaaaataatttttttaaagtgctttggTTCTGGGCCTCAGTGAGGGAACTGTGTCAAGAATCATCTTATAAGCTGGTTTCAGCTCTCTAGAGGTTGGGACTTTGTGATTTATTGAGGTGCTGCCCTCTCAGACTTCTCATGCAGGATATCTAACAGTTAAATAATCTTAACTGGCGCCTGGCTTTGCCATACTGACACTGGAAGCCATCACCTCTCTTTGTACCTCCATCAAACTTTTCCCTGCCCTTAAGTCAGAATTCAGCAGTCTCAGTGTCCTTCAGACTTCTCTAATTCAGAATGCATAGCCTAATGATGTGCACGTGTGATGGTTAACACGTCTGTCTGTATATTGCCTTCGAGAGAGGTTATGGTCCATGAACTCAGCTagcttttcaagtcctgtggacCCAGATATGCTTAGTAGGGCTGCCTtgaatgatgatggtgatggcatGCAGAGATCCCCATGGCCCAGCTTCATTCCTTGCCATCTCTGCGCATAGGAGCAGAGGGATCCTCTCTTCTTCTCCTGTCTCCATTTATGCCTTGGCCACTCTCACCACCAGACTAACCTGTCTCACCTATGCTAACCTGTCTCTGAAGGTGCACGGAACTGGCAGGGTCACAGGCCCTGAGCCAGCAGGCTGAGCTGATCTCTCGGCAGCTGCGAGAGCTGCGGCGGCTGGAGGAAGAGGTCCGGGTGCTACGGGAGACCTCACTGCAGCAGAAGCTGAGGCTGGAGGCTCAGGCCGTGGAGCTGGAGGCACTGGCACGGGCGGAGAAGGCTGGTCGCGCTGAGGCCGAGGGCCTGCGTGCCGCCCTGGCTGGGGCCGAGGTTGTCCGGAAGAACCTGGAAGAAGGGAGCCAGCGGGAGCTGGAGGAGGTTCAGAGGCTGCACCAAGAACAGGTGAATTTGGATGTGGGGAAGGCTCGGCTGCCCAGTGGAGCTGGGTGGGAGCTCCCCAGCAAAGAGCAGGCTTTGCCGAAAacagtgatgaggtgtttggtgaagGTAAAAAAATACAGGTGACctggaaagagagagaacttGGGTGTGTTGGTCTTATTCAGATTGCCCTTTTCTCCTTAGACTCAGGTGACCTCCCATCACCTGAAACCctgcttcctcttccagggggAAGTAGTTTGTCTTCCTACTTTACTCCAGGTACCCAGTTCCTCTGGGAGCATTGGGAAGGGGAGTGAGGGGTGTGAGAGGGGTCCTGAGGTGGACTGGGAAGGGGAGATTATTCAGTCAGCAGGCATACATCCGTGCTCCCTCTTTGCCATTCCTGAGACAAGAGCTGGGACACTGGGGTGAGCAAATCAGTCAACTCCCTGTCCTCGTGGGTGGAGCTGACAACCCAGTGGAAGACACACACATTCAGTGCCTTATTTAACTATAATTAATTAACTGTGATTGGGAGAAGTACTATGAAGGAGGACAAAGGAGCCCCACTGGTCTAGAGGCTGGGGAAGGCCACCCAACCAGTCGATGTGTTCGGAAACGGAACTGTAAAGATACTGAAAGAAAATGAGGGTGAATTCCTTTGTGATttgggaatgggaaagactttctATCTATGAATCAATCCAGAGCCATTAAAGGAAAGATTGATATATATTGACTTTATAATACCAAACTTAGGAATGACAAAGTAGAATCAGAGGGTAaatcacgggcttccctggtggctcagctggtaaagaatccgcctggaatgcgagagacctgggcttgatccctgggttgggaagatcccctggagaaggaaatggcaacccactccagtgttcttgcctgggaaatcccatggacagaggagcctgacactacagtccgtggggtcacaaagcgtcagacacgacttagcaactaaacaacaacaaaagggtgAATGATAAGCTGGGGGAGAATATTTCCAGTTCATAccacaataaaaagttaatatcCCTACTATGTAATGTGTGCCTAGAAACCGATAAAGGAAAGACAGCTATCCAGtcgaaaaatggacaaaagaggtCATTCAAAGAAAACTCTTTTCAGTTCATGAAAGATGCTTAATGATAAGCAGTCGACATTTGTGTTAAATCAAAGTTGGCTGGTGGGTAGGCCTGGGGGGAGGCGATGGGGCTGGTGCATGTAGATGTGCATGGGAGGGGGCCAGAGAGGCTTGAGCACAAGCGACAAGACGGGCCCTGGGGCTGTGCTGGAGGGTGAGGGCTTGGGCCTGTTCAACTTTATAGTTTACCTTAAGAGCAGTGGGCAACCACTGAAAGGTTTCAACAAGGAaatgacatgatcagatttgtATTTTGTATGTAGAAGTTTTGTGATTCATGTCCAAAAAGCTCACAGTGACTGTGGTACGGACATAGGGCTAGAGGCAGGCAGGCCGGAAGTGAGGGCAGCCACTTCCACTCCTTCACCCGCCACAGCATGACTCCTTCAGCGTATCTGATACCTTTACCACTGCTGGAGGTGCTGTGAGAAAGAGACAAGCTCCCTGCCTTCCTGGGGCTTCCTTCCGGATGGCAGGAAGTAGATAGTAAGCAGGTGCAGAAGCAGGATCATTTTGTAATGAGAAGTGCAGGAAGGGCATGAACAGATGACAGGactgggtggtggtgggtggggagtAGTGGCCCCGGGAGGCGATGTCATGGAGATCTGAGGATCTAGGGGAAGCAGGCCTCTGGGTAGACTCTGAGGTGGGAAGGAGCAGACttttggggcggggggcggatGATGAGAGAGCACTGTGGCTGCAGCAGAGTGGGCAGTGGAGAGACAGAATGTGAGCTCAGAGGCCAGGAGCTGGCAGAGGCCGAGGCCTGACACAGGCTTCACAGACCCAGGGAAGATGCTGGTCTGAACGCTGTGGGAAGCCACTGGAGGATTCTAAGACCAGTCAGGAGATCGTTGCCATTGTCCAGGCCAGAGATGAGGTGGTTTACCTAAGGCTGGTGGTCCTGGTTATGGAGAGAAGTGACAGTGTTCTGGGGGGAGGCCTGACAGGAACTGCTGACGGACTGGAGGGTGATGGGAAGTGAAGCGCCAAGGATGGTCTCTGTTTTGCCATGTGCAGTTAGATGATTTCTCGGGTGATTGTCCAGGGTCACAGAAAGTGGGAGTAAAGGCCAATGATGAAGCAGGGGGTGGGTTTGGAAAGCCCAGGTGTGGGCCAGCTGGCCCCTGCTGagtcttctcttctctctgcagcTCTCCTCCTTGACCCAGGCTCACCAGGAGGCCCTTTCCAGTTTGACCAGCAAAGCTGGGGGCCTGGAGAAGTCTCTGAATAATCTGGAAACCCGGAGGTCAGGGGAAACCAAGGAGCTGGCTGCGGCCCAGAGGGAGGCTGAGCTGCTGCGGAAGCAACTGAGGTGAGTTCTGGGGGGTGGGCGACCCCAGGAGGACCTGGCAAGTGGTGGGTTGGTGGGGAAATGGGTCTCCAGGGTGGCCCCCTGATGGCTACTCTGCTCCCACCCCAACCCTAGCAAGACCCAAGAGGACTTGGAGGCTCAGGTGACCTTGGTTGAGAACCTGAGGAGGTATGTGGGGGAGCAGGTCCCTCCGGAGGTCCGCAGCCAGGCATGGGAATCAGAGCGACAAGAGCTTCTAGAAACCGTCCAGGTGAGAGAGTGCCCGGCCTGGGATGGAACACGGGGGCTCAAGTCCTGGGCAAGGGGCCCTGGAGAAGAACACAGTCCCCAGGAGAAAAGGCAGTGCCATCGAGGGGTGCGCAGGTTGGGCGCCACCCGAGGGCCACTGGCAGACCTGACGGAGGCGGCtgccctctgtccccacccctcCCGCAGCACCTGCAGGAGGACCGGGACAGCTTGCACACCACTACCGAGCTGCTGCAGGTGCGCGTGCAGAGCCTCACACACATCCTCTGCAtgcaggaggaggagctggcccGGAAGGTAGGCCCCTGGCCCAGGCCCCTCGGCCCCTGTGCACAGGAGGGGTTGGTGTGCCACTCCCAGAACCTGCTGACATCTTTCTTCCCCTGAACACCTCTCCTTGCTGTGGCTCCTGATGCCAGGGCAAGATAGGAGAAACCTTCCTCTGCTCCCCCAGGATCCCCCAttctccctgcttcctccctgcAGGTTCAGCCTTCAGACTGCCTGGAGCCTGAGTTCACCAAGAAGTGCCAGTCCCTGTTGAAGCGCTGGCGGGAGAAGGTGTTTGCCCTCATGGTGCAGCTGAAGGCCCAGGAGCTGGAGCACAGAGAATGCGTGGAGCGACTGAAGGGACAGGTTGCCTGGAGCCCACTTCCTCCAGTGCTCTCCCCCAGCTCCCTGCTCCTTGCGGAAGGGATGGCGTTTATTCACCAGATATTTGGGTGGCTCCCCTGTGCTGGCTGCACAGCCCTGAGCAAAGGTCCACAAAGACCTGCTCTCGTGAGGCTTACACTTTGTGAGGTGGGCTGACCTTAGGTAGGACGGCCACTTCCAGGAGGTAACAGTGTTCAAGGACCGGTGGGTGGCATGGGCCAAGGCTATGGGTCCTTACGGGCAGGTCACAGGGCAGTTCCTCAAGATGTGGGCACATGGAACATGCTTCTGGAAGGAAACCCGGACTCAGACTCCATTCTCAAGAACTGGGCTTCTTGTCTGTCAGCGTGGCCTTTCAGAGATCTCTGCACCTGCCCCTGCCTTCCCaatgcttcccccacccccaccttacAGCTTTCTGCTCTGGACCTgcctcctctcctttcccaggtggcagagctCCAGGAAAGAGTGGAAACCCAGTGCCAGGAGCAGGTCATCCTGCAGCGCTCCCTGCAGGACAAAGCTGCCGAGGTGGAGGTGGAGCGGATGGGCGCCAAGGTCAGCTTCTGAGACAGGCAGAGGCTGAGGGATGGTAGGGAGACCCCAGGCAGGGGACCCCTTTCTTTACCTCACCCTTCCTAGGCCCTGCAGATGGAGCTGAGCCGCACTCAGGAGGCCCGGCGCCGGAGGAAGCAACAGGCAGCCCCAGCGGAGGAGCAGCTGAGGCTTGTGGCCAGTGCTGTCAGCAGGTATCTGGGGTGGAGAGTGGGTGGAATAGCATTCCTGCTTCCCCAGCTTCCTGGGCATCTTGAGGTTTAAGAGCCTCGGGCAAGCGGGGCTGCAAGGCTGGTCGTCTGGAGGAAGCAGGGCTGGAAGTATCTAGCCCTGTaaagtctgtttgttttttatgggGCACCACCCCCCCTGCCCCGCCACCTTGCCACATTCTCACCAGGGTCACTTGTTAGGACTCCTACCCACTGCATGTTTGGCTGAGATGAGGTTAACTTCCTCCTGCAGTTAATAACAGCTTGAGCTAAACAGAGCACCtagtaggagatgtaagagatgtgggtttgatccctggatcgtgaagatcccctggaggagggcatggcaacccactccagtattcttgcctggagaattccttggacagaggagcccgatgggctacagtgcatggggttgcaaagagtcagacatgactgaagtgacttagcacagcacaggaggATCTCCACTTTCAGAACTGTTCAAAGATGGGGAGTATAGACActtgatctttctttctttctttaaaattttgcagGCATGCCCTGTTgagttggaaaaaaatttaaccaatttttttcttttaaagttgaaGACCCACAGGCGTACCTTGTTTTATTGTACTTTGCTTTGTCATTGacagatattgcattttttacaaGCTAAAGGTTTGTGGCACCTCTGCGTCAAGCAAGTCTATTGGGACTATTTTCCCCAGCAGcgttcttttcaaattaatgctgtctttaaatgtttagttgttttttaagacatagtgctattgcacacttagtGGACTACAGTATggcataaacataacttttataagcACTGGGAAACCAGAAAATCTATTCGACTTTTTCTTTGCGGTACTGCTTTGCCGTATTTGCTTtgttgcagtggtctggaactaaaCCCACAGTATATCCGAGGTCTGCCTCTACTTGCTTACTAGATATTCCATCTGTTAATAAAGCGTATGCCAGTTTCCTTTTTAATCAGTTGCAAGCCTGTCTCTCATACCAACTTCCTAGGTGTTTCCTTCACAGCTTTTGTTGTAGAACCTTTAGAAACTAGACTGCTGAGAAGCACAGGTTTCTTTGCACAGGTAACAACCCTTCCTCGGCTTTGGATGTCGGCTTCAGCTTCTCTTTCCCTTGGGCTGATCCCCCTTCCCTACTTTCTCCATGTACATAGCAGCACAAGATAAAGGGGGTTGAGTCCTTTTGGAAATGAGGTGGGGTTGAGGATTTGGTGACCTCGTGTCCTCTCCAGCTTTCAGACCTGGCTCCAGGGCACCGTGGCCGAGGTGGAGCGTGCCGCAGCCCGGCTGCCCAGCCTCAGCAGCCGAGTCAGCTATGCCGTCCGCAAGGTCCACACTATTCGGGGTGGGTAGGGCGACTGCCAGCCgcgccctgcccctgcccctgccccaccagCTCTCTCATCCTACACctaccctcctgcctcctcctccccggTCTGAGCATCTCCTTACGCCCCTGTTTCCCCTCCTCTTTGCAAACGCACCTCTCACgctctctgccttttctccccAGGCCTGATGGCTCGAAAAGTGGCCCTTGCTCAGCTGCGCCAAGAGAGGTGAAGTCCGGGCCACTTTAGATTTACTGGGGGGCAGGAGTGGGGCTTTAGGGTGTTGGTTGCTGGGACCTGAAAAACACGAGGATGGAGGAAGGATAAGGGCTTAGGGGTCAGGCAGCTGGGTGATTTCCCCCATCTCTGTTTCCCTTCCTGTCTCAGCTGCCCGCCACCCCCACCGACCACAGACATGAGCCTTGAGCTGGAGCAGCTGCGGGAGGAGCGGAACCGTCTGGACGCAGAACTGCAGCTGAGTGCCCACATCATCCAGCAGGAGGTGGGCCGGGCCCGGGAGCAAGGTACGCCTGGTGCTTCCAAGTCAGCGAGCACAAGCCGGGGGCCAGAGTCATGGGGCCttggggagaaagaggaggagggaagagctgGGGTCTAGGGCAGGGAGGAACTTGAGTGGGCACCTCCTCTTCCCAGGGGAGGCAGAGCGGCAGAAGCTGAGTGAGGTGGCCCAGCAGCTGGAGCAGGAGCTGCAGCGCACGCAGGAGTCCCTGGCCAGTCTGGGGCTACAGTTGGAGGCAGCTCGCCAGGGCCAGCAGGAGAGCACGGCAGAGGCTGCCAGCCTCCGGAAGGAGCTGACCCAGCAGCAGGAGATCTATGGGCAAGGTGTGCAGGAGCGGACAGGGGCAGTCCTGGGGTCGGGAGCGGTGGGAACCATGACCCCAGGCTCCCCTGATGCGCTGTGTGCACCTCCACCCCAGCGCTGCAGGAGAAGGTGGCCGAAGTGGAAGGTCGGCTGCGGGAACAGCTCTCAGAATCAGAGAGGAGACTGAACGAGGCTCGTAGGGAACACACCAAGGCTGGTGAGAGTGGCTGGGAGGCACGTGGGCTTCCAAGAAGGAGGAGGTATTAAGGCATGAGATTATtgtcaaaactattttgaaagctttttctctttGAAGTATGCAAGTCATGAAGTTATCAAGGAAGATGAATTCTCAAGTGGTAAACACACCTGTATAGCCAGTGCCCAGATCCAACAATAGCACTTGACCAGCCTCAGATCCCCCCAGCTCGTCCCAGTCACCCCCCAGTCACAGAGGCAACGTGACATACCAACGATTACCCCCAATTCTTATTGGGAAGAATTTCAAACACTTAGCCAAGTTAAAAGAATCATGTGATGGATACTCATCTACCTTCTCCCGTTAGAGCAGCAGTTTATAACCTTTGATCACATTTCCTGTCTATCTGCATATTTACACATATTGATACATATACATTTTGGGGGGCAGTTATTGAGAGTAAGCTGCAAACAACCTGACTATTCAGCTGCATATCCCACAAGGAGAATATTTTCCTATGTAACCTCAATACCATGGTCACACTTtaagaaaatgaacacaaaatctGATATCCAGTCCCTATTCAGATTTTCCCTCCTGTCCTCCAGGAAGcttcagggatgggggaggtacTTTGGGTTCATAGATTCACAAGATTCTAGAGCATCAGCCACCCCTCCATCTGTACAGAAGAGACTGAATGCCACAAAGCATCCATGGCTCCCTGAGTCACAGAGCTGGGGACCCCGTGTGCCGCCCATCCTTCTAGGCTTGTGTTCTCAGTGCCTCGCAGCCTCTAGGCTGCCAACACCCATCCCCTCTGTGGCCTGGCTTTCCTGCAGTGGTCTCCCTACGCCAGATCCAGCGCAAAGCCACCCGGGAAAAGGAGCGGAACCAGGAGCTCCGGCGCCTGCAGGATGAGGCCCGGAAGGAGGAGGGGCAGCGGCTGACCCAGCGCCTGAAGGAGCTGGAGAGGGACAAGAACCTCATGCTGGTAGGAGGCGGAGAGACTGGGCCCTTGTGGGCTGGTTGGGGAGCAGAGctgtggagaggggagggggccctGCCTGGGCTCGGTGGCATTTAACCCTCTCCTTCCCAGGCCACCTTGCAGCAGGAGGGTCTCCTCTCCCGTTACAAGCAGCAGCGACTGTTGGCAGTTCTTCCTTCCCCGTCGGATAAGGGCGTACCTGCGGAGCCCAGCCCGAAGCCCTCAGAGTCGTCAGCACCCACACCCCCAGCAGCGGCCCTCTGCACCAAGGAGTCCATCAAAGGTAAGGGACGGAGGGCAGGGGGACCCTGGGAACCTTtcccccaggccctctgcagggCTTGAGCCTTGTTCTCTGTGACCCTGGAGGCCCACAGCCTGCCTCAGGCCAAGAGCTCTCTCCCTTATAACCCTCACACATCCGGTAGCTGTGCTGTTCCTCGGCACTGTGACTGACACCCTTGTCCACCTCCCGTCCCTCCAGGATCCCTTTCTGTCTTGCTCGATGATCTGCAGGGCCTGAGTGAGGCCATTTCCAAAGAGGAAGCCATTTGTGAAGGGGACAGCCAGACCTCCTCTTCAGTCTGCCTCTGACCAGCTGTGAGGACCAGGAGGATGAGGATGGAAGGGGAATGGGTCGGGAAGGGGACTTCCTCCAGCCGCCCTTAGGGACACCAGCCGCCAAGATGTCATGAATTCTCCCGTGGCTCAATAAAGATGACAACAGTCAGAGTCATGGTTTGGTCACTTCTTTCTGGGAATATAAGGAAGTTTTCTCCCCGTAGCCTCTCTTGTCCGGGAAGTGTGAGAACCAGTCCCTCATACAGCTCTTCCTCTAGATGGTTCCTTTTTCAAAACCCCTTTCCTAGGCTGCCCAGGAGGTTTTTGGAGAAGCTCcaggttttgttttattcttaacttttattttaaaactacctCTGGAAAATGGTCAGGGCAAGGGCACGAGGCAGATAGAACATTCACGTGCTCAGCAGGACTCACAGAGCCAGGCAGCGTCCTGCCTTGGGGGGCCACTGGTGGGTTTGATTAACGGGTAGGTCCCTGCTCCAGAGACACTTACCTTCTGGTGGGAGAGACAGACGATGGGCGGGTACCTACATGAACAAACGAATGTTTCAAACAAGTGCtgtgaagaggaaaaaatgacAGTGGCATGATAGAAACTAGCTGTGTGGGGAGGGGTGACTTTAGATGAGGGACAGGCAGGGCTTCTCTCCGGAGGGATGTGCTGCTGAGGCCGGAGTGCGGTAAGGAGCGGGCTGTGCAGCCACCTGGGAGAAGCACCAGGATGGACAGGTCCTGAGGCTGCGGGGAGCCAAGGGAGGGTGCTGCAGGGAGAGGCCAGGCCTGGTGGAGCTTGGGTTTTACTCTAAGTCAATAAAAAGCCCTTGGAGGGacgttcctggtggtccagtggctaagactctgcgctcccaaagcagggggcccgggttcgatccctggtcagggagctagatttctacatgccacaactaaagatcctgtatgccacaactcaGACCTGGTCCAGccaaattaaagtaaataaataaatagacagcCCTTGGAGTACTTTTTAAACTGAGAACAGCCACACAATTTGACTTACATATTTAAGAGACCCATCAACTGGCTGTGGAGGATGGGTTTGGGGGCATGGGATGAGGAAAGAGAGGAATGGAGTCTTTGAAAACTTGAGCCGCAGGGGACTGGTAATCCTGGCCACTGGGGAGCAGACCAGGTTGTGGAGGAAGTGAGTTCAGTTTTGGGCATTTGCTTCTGAGCGGCTCGGGAGATCCTCACAGAGGAGTCCTTGCTGCAGAAAAGTTCAAGGGACATCTCTGAGCGGCTCAGACCAGACAGACTGATGTCTGAAAGATGAGGGGAGAGAAGGGGGGCGCAGAGAGTTCCCACCAAGGACCAGGGGAAGGGCAGTGAAGATgctagagggaggaggaag contains:
- the CCHCR1 gene encoding coiled-coil alpha-helical rod protein 1 isoform X4, with product MFRPSGSTGLIPPSHFQVRPLPTLPRMAPTWASDTPLVQRPTHQDVLERRPDNQRPQVTMWEQEVSGKGQEPEWRGRCTELAGSQALSQQAELISRQLRELRRLEEEVRVLRETSLQQKLRLEAQAVELEALARAEKAGRAEAEGLRAALAGAEVVRKNLEEGSQRELEEVQRLHQEQLSSLTQAHQEALSSLTSKAGGLEKSLNNLETRRSGETKELAAAQREAELLRKQLSKTQEDLEAQVTLVENLRRYVGEQVPPEVRSQAWESERQELLETVQHLQEDRDSLHTTTELLQVRVQSLTHILCMQEEELARKVQPSDCLEPEFTKKCQSLLKRWREKVFALMVQLKAQELEHRECVERLKGQVAELQERVETQCQEQVILQRSLQDKAAEVEVERMGAKALQMELSRTQEARRRRKQQAAPAEEQLRLVASAVSSFQTWLQGTVAEVERAAARLPSLSSRVSYAVRKVHTIRGLMARKVALAQLRQESCPPPPPTTDMSLELEQLREERNRLDAELQLSAHIIQQEVGRAREQGEAERQKLSEVAQQLEQELQRTQESLASLGLQLEAARQGQQESTAEAASLRKELTQQQEIYGQALQEKVAEVEGRLREQLSESERRLNEARREHTKAVVSLRQIQRKATREKERNQELRRLQDEARKEEGQRLTQRLKELERDKNLMLATLQQEGLLSRYKQQRLLAVLPSPSDKGVPAEPSPKPSESSAPTPPAAALCTKESIKGSLSVLLDDLQGLSEAISKEEAICEGDSQTSSSVCL